AGCCATACAAATGAAAACAAAAGAGGATGCAAAAAATTCAAAATTATATTAATGGTGAACTCATAGCTCCAAGCAGTGATTTATATATTGATAATATTGAACCTGCTACCGGACAAGTCTATTCACTCATTCCGGATTCTGATGAACGTGATATCGAATTGGCCGTAAAAGCTGCAAAAGATGCGTTTGAATCGTGGGGATCTAAACCAAAAGAATTTAGATCCAATGTAATGCTAAAAGTAGCACAACTCATTGAAGAAAGACTTCCCGAATTGGCTGCTGCGGAAAGTAGAGATAATGGGAAACCTTTAAAACTGGCGACTGCAGTAGATATTCCTCGCGCCAGAGATAACTTTCACTTTTTTGCTACCGGTATATTACACTTTGCATCTGAATCGCATGAAATGGAAGGCGTGGCAATGAACTATACCACCAGACATCCTTTAGGAGTTGTAGGATGTATTTCTCCCTGGAATCTACCACTATATCTATTTACCTGGAAAATTGCTCCGGCCCTGGCTGCCGGAAACTGTGTGGTTGCCAAACCATCTGAAGTAACTCCGATGACAGCTTATCTGCTTTCAGAAATTTGTATTGAAGCCGGAATGCCTCCAGGTGTTTTAAACATTGTACATGGTTTAGGACATAAAGTTGGAGAAGCAATTTCACAAAACGATCATATCAAAGCTATCAGTTTTACTGGTGGGACTAAAACCGGAGCACATATTGCATCCATAGCAGCTCCAAAATTCAAAAAACTATCTTTAGAATTAGGAGGAAAAAATCCAAATATCATTTTTGCTGATGCAGACTTTGACGAAGCATTAAAAACTACAGTTCGCTCTTCATTTGCGAACCAGGGACAAATTTGTTTATGTGGATCGAGAATTTTTGTAGAAAGACCGATCTATGAAAAATTCAGAGATGCTTTTGTAGAACGTGTTCAAAATATGAAAGTAAGTTACCCGAATGATCCGGATGCCAAATTAGGCGCAGTAGTATCAAAACCACATATGGAAAAGGTACTTTCTTACATCGAACTTGCAAAAGAAGAAGGTGGTAAAGTATTGGCTGGAGGACATCAGGTTCAAATGAACGGAGAATATGCGGATGGTTATTATATCGCACCAACGATTATCGAAGGTTTGGCCTACACCTGTAGAACCAATCAAGAAGAAATTTTTGGGCCGGTCGTTACCATTACTCCATTTGACACCGAAGATGAAGTGTTGATGATGGCCAACAGTGTAGAATACGGATTATCTTCTACCATTTGGACAGAAAATCTCAAACGTGCACATCGCGTAGCTAGCAAAGTAGAAGCGGGAATCGTGTGGATCAATTGCTGGTTAGTACGCGATTTAAGAACTCCATTTGGTGGCGTTAAGAATTCTGGAGTAGGTCGAGAAGGTGGTTTTGAAGCCCTGAAATTTTTCACAGAACCTAAAAATGTTTGTATTAAATTTTAACTTCTTCAAATAGATTTTGAAGTACATTTGACGGCATTATTTTCACCACGAAAACGGAATCATAATATGGAAGGGAATATACTGGTTATTGGCGCTTTAGGTCAAGTAGGAAGTGAACTTGTGGAAACCTTGAGAGCTAAATATGGAGCATCTTCTGTGATCGCTGCAGATATTAAAGATGAAGGAGGAACCGGAATCTATGAAAAACTAGATGTTTTAGATGACGCTGCTCTTCGCCAGATTATAGAGAAGCATCAAATTCGAAATGTATTTAATCTTGCCGCATTGCTATCTGCTACTGCTGAAAAGCATCTGGAATATGCTTGGAAATTAAATATGGATGGTCATTTCAATATTTTAAACATTGCCAAGGAAGGCAAATTAGATAAAATCTTCTGGCCAAGCTCTATTGCTGTTTTCGGGCCTACAACACCAAAACAAAATACGCCACAGGATACTGTGATGGATCCAAATACCGTATATGGAATTTCTAAACAAGCTGGAGAGCGTTGGAACGAGTATTATTTTGAGAAGTTTGGTGTTGATGTACGTAGTGTACGTTACCCTGGACTTATCGGATGGAAATCTCTTCCTGGAGGGGGAACAACCGATTATGCTGTAGATATTTTTTATCATGCACGCAAAACCAACTCATATGAGTGTTTTTTGAATAAAAATGCGAGTTTACCTATGATGATGATGGAAGATGCGGTTAGAGCTACTATTGAAATCATGGAGGCACCTTCTGAAAATATCAAAGTCAGATCAAGTTATAATTTATCGGCAGCTTCATTTTCTCCTGCGGAATTGGCCAATGAAATTGCTGAGCAAAAAGAGGGTTTTACGATTTCTTATAAACCGGATGAAAGAGATGCTATTGCTGCATCATGGCCACAAAGCATTGATGACGCTCCTGCGCGTGCCGACTGGGGGTGGAAACATCAATATGGCACCACAGAATTAGTAACAGAAATGTTGGCTCATATTTAAGCATTTAAAAAAATAATTCAATAAAAAAGGCGCTCAATGAGCGCCTTTTTTATTGAATATATTCTGATTTCTATAACGCATTTGCAATACGATATTTCAATCTATTTACGATAAAGTACATTACAGGTACAATGACTAATGTCAAGAAAGTCGCAAACGTCAATCCGAAGATAATTGTCCATGACATAGGTCCCCAGAATTGTACGTTCTCACCACCTACATAGATATGTGGATCTAACTCCGTAAAGAATCCAAAGAAGTCCACGTTCAATCCAACCGCTAATGGTAATAATCCCAATACTGTGGTAATTGCTGTCAACAATACCGGACGTAAACGCGTTTTACCACCTTCTTCAATCGCTTCAACGAAATCAGCAAAAGGTAATTTCTCATCTAAAGACAATCCTTGCTCTTTCTTCTTACGATCCACGATAATATTGGTATAATCTATCAATACAATCGCATTGTTTACCACAATTCCGGCCAGTGAAATGATACCAATCATGGTCATGATCACAACGAAATCCATTTGGAAGATTACCAGACCCAATAATACCCCAATCAATGAGAACAATACAGAAGTACCGATAATCACAGGAGTTGAAGTCGCATTAAATTGAAGAACAATGATGAAGATTATCAATAAAAATGCAATTAAAAGTGCATTACTCAAGAATGCCATCTCCTTAGCCTGTTCCTCTTGTTGCCCAGTAAACTTATAGGTATTCTCTGCTGGGAAATCGTATGAATTTAAAGTCGCTTTAATTTCATTTACCACTTCCGTTGGATTGTACCCTTCAAGAACATTAGAAGAAATAGTAATAATTCTATTCAAATCCTTACGTTTCACTGCACTAAACGTTGATGTCTTTTGCACATCAATCAAAGATGAAATTGGAATTTGAATGATCTTACCGTTATTCATATTCTTAAACGTAATTCTCTGATTGATCAACGCATCCGGATTATCACGGAATATCTTAGCAGATCTGATATTGATCGGATAATCATCCTCTCCATCTTTATACGTAGATACTTCCTTACCGAAAAGCGATGTTCTTAAAGCGCCCCCAATTTGTGCGGTAGATACCCCTAATCTTCTTGCTTTATCTCTATCAATCTTAATTGGCATTTCAGGTTTCCCCTGATCCACATCCAGTTTCAACTCTTCAATACCTCCAATGTTGGCGTTATTGATAAATGTCTTCACTTTATTGGCTTCAGTGATTAATTGTTCATAATCGTCACCTGTAATTTCAATGTTAATTGGTGCCCCAGTAGGCGGTCCATTCGCATCTTTATCAACAGTAATTTTTACTCCTGGTATGCCTTTAAACATTTCTCTAAAGTCAGATAATACATCATTGGTATTAATCAGTTCCTTATCTGTAAACTTATGACGCTCGGTATATTTGACAAACGAAACCGTAATTCTTGCTTTATTAGGAGTTGAGCCAGCGGTAAATCCTTGAGCCGGATCAGAAGTCCCTTTTCCTACTTGTGCAATCACAGAAGATACCAGATAGTTTTCCACTTTTCCAGTTGCTGGATTTACTTCCTCATACTTCTTAATCGCATTCAATACCTTCTTCTCTAAATCCATGGTCAACTTATTGGTTTCTTCAATATCAGTCCCAATAGGTTTTTCAATAAAGATGTTGAGATACTTCGGTTCATTGTTTGGGAAAAACAACACCTTAGGCATAAACGCAATCAGGAATACGATCGATAAGATCAACATACCAAATGTACCTCCTAAGAATTTGTATGCATTTCTACCTCTTAATGCGAATCGGATAAATCTATCATAGATCACCTCTAATCTTGGCATAAACGCATCTTTAAACCAAATACTAGCCGGATAAATCAAATAAGCATTTACAATTAAGAATGTTGCGGTAATACCAATAAAGTTCGCACTTACCGTTTGACCTGTAAAATGATATACAAGGGAAATTCCCATGAAAATCAAATTAGGTATTAAAATTCGTTTCTTATCTGTATCCACTGATAAGAACATCATACGACTCATAACAAACAATAAGACTCCTGAAACGATCACATATGATAATCCTCGTAAAAAGGAAATTAAACCAACAATATCACCTACTTGAAATTCTACGTTATTTGCAGTCATCCCAGGAAGTAATCCTAATAAGAATGCTACAGCCAACCCAAGGTATGATATCATTAACGCTTTTCTGGAGAATACCACATCTTCTTCATGAATTTTCATAAATAAAGTCGTTAACACAGGATTAATGACCAATGCCACAAACAATGAAGAACTCAGTACAATCATAAGGGTAATCGGTAAGTAACGCATAAACTCACCCATCATTCCCGGCCACAATGCCAATGGAACGAATGCGGCTAAAGTAGTTGCTGTAGATGCAATAATCGGCCACGCCACTTCACTTGCTCCTTCTAATGCCGCTTTGGCTGGTGGTAATCCTTCATCCATCAAACGATAGATATTTTCAACTACCACAATACCGTTATCCACCAACATACCTAATGCCAACACCAGAGAGAACAATACCATAATGTTTAGGGTCACTCCTAAAGAACTTAGAATTAAGAACGACAATAACATCGATAATGGAATCGCTACCCCAACGAATAGAGCATTACGCAGACCTAAGAAGAATAACAATACAGCAATTACCAGTACCATTCCGAATAAGATTGAATTCTCTAACTCATTCAACTGGTCTTTTGTTTGATCTGTTTGATCATTCGTAATGGTAATATTCAATCCTTCAGGAAGGTAGTTTTTCTGTGCTTCTTTAATCACCTCGTTAATTGCTGCAGATGCTTCAATTAAGTTTTCTCCTCCACGCTTCTTCACATCCAAACTCACCACAGATTTCATATACTCACGTGCATAACTTTCTTTCTCTTTCTCACCGAAAGAAACTGTTCCTATATCACGTAGATAAACAATGTTTCCATTTTCTCTTCCTACGATAATATCCTGAATGTCATGCCAATCACTAAATTCGCCTACCACACGGATCGAACGCTTAAACCCATCGATAAGTACATTACCACCAGAAACAGTCATATTTTCAAAGTTGATCGCATCCTCTACATTTTGGAAATTGATCTTGGTTGCTTCCATTTTTAGCAGATCCAACTCTACTTTAACCTCCTTATCATTGATTCCTCGAATATCTACTTCGTTAATCTGTGGGATGTCTTCAATTTTATCCTCCAGATACTCCGCATATTCGTTTAGCATATCTAATGAGAAATCTCCGGATAGATTGATATTCAAAATCGGCATCAACTCCGAGAAGTTCATATCAAACACATTTGGATCCGCAGGTAAATCAGAAGGGAAATCAGGGTCGGCCATAGCCACATCCACTTTATCCTTCACTTTTCGCAACGCTTGCTCAGGAGTTACACTAAAATCGAACTTAATCTTAATTGAAGAAACACCTTGCAATGAAGAAGATGTAATTTCATCTATTCCGGTAATCCCTTTTACTTCTTTCTCAATCGGACGGGTAATTAGTTTCTCAATATCCAATGGACTATTCCCCGGGTAGATTGTACTAATGTATATCTCCGGCATTACAATTTCCGGAAATGCTTCTTTTGGCATAGAGTTATACGCTCCTAACCCTGCCAAAAAGATAATCAGAGTCAATACCATCACCGTTGTACGGTTCTTGATTGACATCGCGGTAATACCGAACGGTTTTACCTGTTTCTTTTCTTCTTGATTACTCATATACAATAATTTGCAATAACCAAAAAGGGTTATTTAGTCACTCTAATTAATTGATTATCACTTACACTTCTCGATCCTTTATCAATAATCATATCCTGATCATGTAATCCGGAAAGTACTTCAGTCACTCCATTATAAGTCATCCCTACTTCAATAGGCTTCAGGATGGAATAAGTCGCATCTCCTTCTGTTTTCACTGTGAAAATATAACTATCTCCCTGTGCATTTTCCTGAATCAAACGTGCAGGAATTACTAAAGCTGAATCTTGTTGGTAATCTTGAATCTCTAACATCCCCAATAGATTCGGATACAATTTATTGTTTTGATTTTCCAGATTAATTCTCGCGGTAAATGTTCTGTTCGCAGGGTTAATAAATCTACCGGTCTCATTAATATTTGTTTTTACCGACTCATTAATAGACGGGAACGTCACGTTTACCGGAGTTCCTCTTCCAATTGTTTTAATATACCCTTCCGGAACGTCTGCTTTCAAGTAAACTTTATCCAAATTTACAATACGCATGGTTGCCACTCCAGGGCTTACCAATTGACCATTTTTAATCATGATTTCATCAATGGTTCCAGAAAATGGTGCTGTAACATTCGTCTTACTAATTTGTGCTTTTAAAGTTTCTTTTTTCGTGTTCAAAGCATCCAAATTGTTTTTGGCTCTCAAGTAATCCATTTCAGAACCAATGTTTTGTTTCCAAAGTTTCTCTTGTTTGTTGTAAACATCTTTAGCCAATTCGATCTGAACCTTTACTTCGTCCATACTCTTTCTTAAGATTTCCGAATCAATAGCATATAAAGTCTGACCTTTACTTACTGGTTGACCTTCTTCTACAAAAACTCTGGTGATCTCGCCTTGAGCTGATGGGTATACCAAAGTGTTGTTATCCGTTTGAATAGATCCGTAAATCTTGAAAAAGTGACGGAATGTAGTTCTATCTGCTTTTCTTGCAGTTACATTCACCACTTTTCTCGTGGTATCCAGAGCCGTGATTTGCGCTTCAATTTTAGCCAATTCTGCTCCTAAAGTTCTATATTCAGCCTTAATACTATCTCGCTTTGTATTCAATTCCGTTAGATAGTCTTCGGTAGTCTTAGACGCACATGATGCGGCTACAAAAGCTAAGGATATATATATTAATTTTTTCATCTGATTATATTGAAATGTTGTTGTTTTTAGTAATTGCTTAAAATTCTATCCATTGCCGAACGTGCATTAATCATTTGCATGATAGACTGTATGTAGGCTCCCTGGATTTGGAAAAATTGTATTTGTGCGTTAGCTAAATTCAATGAGGAGGACATTCCTTCCTGATACTTTATGGTTTCTTTATTTACCACCTTTTGCACCAAATCCAGATTGTCTTTCGAATTTTTATATTGATCAATAGCAAATTGATACTCCGACTTTTTAGTCAAGAACTCTACCATTAAACCTTCTTCAGCTTGTCTGGTATCAATTTGAGATTTTTGCCAGTCCAAATCAGCTTGCTGCATCGCGTACCAGCGTTGACCACTACTAAAGATTGGAATATTCATTTGTAATCCCCATACAGAAGTTGGGAACCAATATTCACTCTTTAATGAAAGATCATTAAACTGGTAGTTTTGTTGATACTGGAAAAAACCATTCAAAGTTGGCAAAAATGCCACTTTGGTATTCTTCAAATTCAACTGTTGTAAGTCCTGATTGTTTAAAGCGATTTTGTAATCGATATGTGCATTTACATCAAACGCCTGATTCACAATTGAAGAATCATTTCCATAATTCACAATCTTATCCAGACTATCGGTTAATACAATAGTAGTTGTTGATGGAATACCCATTTTAAACTTTAAAAGATTGTCAGAAATCTCACGTAAACGGTCAGCTCTGTTGAATTCAATTTCTGCCGTTTGCACTAAAATTCTTAACTGGTCTACATCCTGCTCTTTTGCAAAACCACTTTGATATAAAGCCTGGGTCTCAGTCAATGTTTTTTCAAGATAGTCCTTATTCCCTTTTAAGGTCTCATAGTTTTCTCTTGAAACAATGGCATTACCATATGCAATGGTCACTTCATCCTTGATTTCACGCTCAGATTTTATCACCATTTTCTCGCTCATATCACGATACACCTTCGCAGCCTGTAATCCAACAATATAAGAACCATTAAATAATAACTGGTTCAATTGTAAAGTACCTCCTACATTGTAATCTGTACCAAATTGGATTGGAACCAATTCCCCGCTACTTGGATTAGTAAAATCCGGAGCTAAAGATGTTGGAATTTCCAGGAAGTTTTTAAAATCAGCCGTAGCAGAAATTTGTGGTAAACCAATAGCGGTTGTTTCCTTTAATTTCTTCTCAGCCATGGCCTGATCTAAAACAGCTTTACGCGTGCTATAACTATGCTCTACCGCGTAAGTTCTAGCTTGTTCTAATGAGAATTCAAGCTGTTCAGCTTGTCCGTACACACTACCTATACTCAAAATGGTAAGTAGTGCGACAAACACACTGATTTGTTTAATTTTATTCATGTATGTTAACTTAAATATTGATTGATTAATTTGATTCCTTTTTCATTTGCAATCCCTCTGATGTGATAGTTGAATATCTGGAAATAATATTCAGACATCGCAATACCACTGGATAAGAATTTTGTGTTTTGAAAAATTCCCTGTACCACCGATACATAAATTTCTGCAATAAGATCTATATTC
This genomic interval from bacterium SCSIO 12643 contains the following:
- a CDS encoding aldehyde dehydrogenase — its product is MQKIQNYINGELIAPSSDLYIDNIEPATGQVYSLIPDSDERDIELAVKAAKDAFESWGSKPKEFRSNVMLKVAQLIEERLPELAAAESRDNGKPLKLATAVDIPRARDNFHFFATGILHFASESHEMEGVAMNYTTRHPLGVVGCISPWNLPLYLFTWKIAPALAAGNCVVAKPSEVTPMTAYLLSEICIEAGMPPGVLNIVHGLGHKVGEAISQNDHIKAISFTGGTKTGAHIASIAAPKFKKLSLELGGKNPNIIFADADFDEALKTTVRSSFANQGQICLCGSRIFVERPIYEKFRDAFVERVQNMKVSYPNDPDAKLGAVVSKPHMEKVLSYIELAKEEGGKVLAGGHQVQMNGEYADGYYIAPTIIEGLAYTCRTNQEEIFGPVVTITPFDTEDEVLMMANSVEYGLSSTIWTENLKRAHRVASKVEAGIVWINCWLVRDLRTPFGGVKNSGVGREGGFEALKFFTEPKNVCIKF
- a CDS encoding efflux RND transporter permease subunit; translated protein: MSNQEEKKQVKPFGITAMSIKNRTTVMVLTLIIFLAGLGAYNSMPKEAFPEIVMPEIYISTIYPGNSPLDIEKLITRPIEKEVKGITGIDEITSSSLQGVSSIKIKFDFSVTPEQALRKVKDKVDVAMADPDFPSDLPADPNVFDMNFSELMPILNINLSGDFSLDMLNEYAEYLEDKIEDIPQINEVDIRGINDKEVKVELDLLKMEATKINFQNVEDAINFENMTVSGGNVLIDGFKRSIRVVGEFSDWHDIQDIIVGRENGNIVYLRDIGTVSFGEKEKESYAREYMKSVVSLDVKKRGGENLIEASAAINEVIKEAQKNYLPEGLNITITNDQTDQTKDQLNELENSILFGMVLVIAVLLFFLGLRNALFVGVAIPLSMLLSFLILSSLGVTLNIMVLFSLVLALGMLVDNGIVVVENIYRLMDEGLPPAKAALEGASEVAWPIIASTATTLAAFVPLALWPGMMGEFMRYLPITLMIVLSSSLFVALVINPVLTTLFMKIHEEDVVFSRKALMISYLGLAVAFLLGLLPGMTANNVEFQVGDIVGLISFLRGLSYVIVSGVLLFVMSRMMFLSVDTDKKRILIPNLIFMGISLVYHFTGQTVSANFIGITATFLIVNAYLIYPASIWFKDAFMPRLEVIYDRFIRFALRGRNAYKFLGGTFGMLILSIVFLIAFMPKVLFFPNNEPKYLNIFIEKPIGTDIEETNKLTMDLEKKVLNAIKKYEEVNPATGKVENYLVSSVIAQVGKGTSDPAQGFTAGSTPNKARITVSFVKYTERHKFTDKELINTNDVLSDFREMFKGIPGVKITVDKDANGPPTGAPINIEITGDDYEQLITEANKVKTFINNANIGGIEELKLDVDQGKPEMPIKIDRDKARRLGVSTAQIGGALRTSLFGKEVSTYKDGEDDYPINIRSAKIFRDNPDALINQRITFKNMNNGKIIQIPISSLIDVQKTSTFSAVKRKDLNRIITISSNVLEGYNPTEVVNEIKATLNSYDFPAENTYKFTGQQEEQAKEMAFLSNALLIAFLLIIFIIVLQFNATSTPVIIGTSVLFSLIGVLLGLVIFQMDFVVIMTMIGIISLAGIVVNNAIVLIDYTNIIVDRKKKEQGLSLDEKLPFADFVEAIEEGGKTRLRPVLLTAITTVLGLLPLAVGLNVDFFGFFTELDPHIYVGGENVQFWGPMSWTIIFGLTFATFLTLVIVPVMYFIVNRLKYRIANAL
- a CDS encoding efflux RND transporter periplasmic adaptor subunit — its product is MKKLIYISLAFVAASCASKTTEDYLTELNTKRDSIKAEYRTLGAELAKIEAQITALDTTRKVVNVTARKADRTTFRHFFKIYGSIQTDNNTLVYPSAQGEITRVFVEEGQPVSKGQTLYAIDSEILRKSMDEVKVQIELAKDVYNKQEKLWKQNIGSEMDYLRAKNNLDALNTKKETLKAQISKTNVTAPFSGTIDEIMIKNGQLVSPGVATMRIVNLDKVYLKADVPEGYIKTIGRGTPVNVTFPSINESVKTNINETGRFINPANRTFTARINLENQNNKLYPNLLGMLEIQDYQQDSALVIPARLIQENAQGDSYIFTVKTEGDATYSILKPIEVGMTYNGVTEVLSGLHDQDMIIDKGSRSVSDNQLIRVTK
- a CDS encoding TolC family protein — protein: MNKIKQISVFVALLTILSIGSVYGQAEQLEFSLEQARTYAVEHSYSTRKAVLDQAMAEKKLKETTAIGLPQISATADFKNFLEIPTSLAPDFTNPSSGELVPIQFGTDYNVGGTLQLNQLLFNGSYIVGLQAAKVYRDMSEKMVIKSEREIKDEVTIAYGNAIVSRENYETLKGNKDYLEKTLTETQALYQSGFAKEQDVDQLRILVQTAEIEFNRADRLREISDNLLKFKMGIPSTTTIVLTDSLDKIVNYGNDSSIVNQAFDVNAHIDYKIALNNQDLQQLNLKNTKVAFLPTLNGFFQYQQNYQFNDLSLKSEYWFPTSVWGLQMNIPIFSSGQRWYAMQQADLDWQKSQIDTRQAEEGLMVEFLTKKSEYQFAIDQYKNSKDNLDLVQKVVNKETIKYQEGMSSSLNLANAQIQFFQIQGAYIQSIMQMINARSAMDRILSNY
- a CDS encoding NAD-dependent epimerase/dehydratase family protein, translated to MEGNILVIGALGQVGSELVETLRAKYGASSVIAADIKDEGGTGIYEKLDVLDDAALRQIIEKHQIRNVFNLAALLSATAEKHLEYAWKLNMDGHFNILNIAKEGKLDKIFWPSSIAVFGPTTPKQNTPQDTVMDPNTVYGISKQAGERWNEYYFEKFGVDVRSVRYPGLIGWKSLPGGGTTDYAVDIFYHARKTNSYECFLNKNASLPMMMMEDAVRATIEIMEAPSENIKVRSSYNLSAASFSPAELANEIAEQKEGFTISYKPDERDAIAASWPQSIDDAPARADWGWKHQYGTTELVTEMLAHI